AACCCCATTTACTAAGTAACCATTAACTGAAATTTCTGGTCCATCTACATACTTTTCAATTATCACTAAATTAGACCTAGAATAACTTTTTGTATTTTCAAATTCTTGTAACAACTGTTGATGACTGTTTATCTTAATTACTCCTCTTTGACCTTGTGAGTCAGCTGGTTTCAAAAATATTGGATATTCACCAAATATTTGAAAGTTAAATTCTTCAACATTACTCAAAGCTTGAAAGTTAATATTACCTTTAAACGACTCCCCTAGAAATGACCTCATCAAATCTTTTTTATTACACCTATGAGCGACTTCACTTGAAATAAAATGTGGCAAACCTGTCATTTCACTTACTTTAGAGACAACTGGCATAGCTATATCTGAACCTACTGAATATATAAGATTAATGTTATTCTCCATTACATATTGAACAACCTCATCTATATTGATAATATTAATTTCTGTAAAAATATCAGCAACCATACTACCAATACCGTCATTTTTCATAGCAATAGCATGAACTTCTACATCTTGATAGGTTTCTTTTATAAATTTAATTGCATCATATTGAACAGCCGCAACACCTAATACTAAAATTTTTTTCATTTTTTCATCTCCTTACTGCAATATTAATTAATTTTTCAGCTACATAAACTATATCGTCCTCAGTCATTCTTGTATTCAACGGTAAGGTAATTTCTGATTTATACATGTTATATGCATTGGGATAATTAGTCATTTTAAAGTTCATTTTTTTATATGCGGTTAGCAAAGGTAATGGTTTATAGTGAACATTTGTTGCTATTCCTTTTTCAGCTAGCTCCAAGATGATTTGATTCCTTTTTTGCTCATTTGAACCCCTGACGCCAGTAAGAAATAAATGTCCACTTGATGTATACTTTTTGTTGTAATGTGATAATATATTTATTTTATCTACACCTTTTAAAGATAATTCATATAATTTAATTAACTTTTTTCTTTTAGATAATAACTCAGGATATCTTTCAAGTTGAACTAGTCCCAAAGCCGCTTGTATATCAGTCATGTTACATTTAAAAGCAGGCTCTGTAATATCATATTCCCATGAACCTAACTTATTTTTAGCAAAAGCATCTTTCGTCTGACCATGTAAAGTCAACATATTCAAAGTGTTATATACTTCATTATCGAAATCTTCGCCTAAAGATGTCCAAGTCAAGGCGCCACCTTCAGCAGTTGTTAGATTTTTTACTGCATGGAAAGAGAAGCTAGTAAAATCTGCGACCGCCCCTGACTGTCTTCCTTTATAAGTTGCTCCAAAAGAATGTGCTGCGTCAGCAAGTATAATTATACGATCATAGATAGCTTGAATATCATTATTAGGTGAAAATAATTTTTTCTTATCTTCAACTACTCTAAAAAGCTCATCATAGTCACACATTACTCCAGCAATATCAACTGGGATAATAACTTTTGTTCTAGGCGAAATAGCTTTCTCAAGTGACTCTGTAGATAGATGATAGCTATCCTTTTCAGTATCAACCAAAACTATTTTCGCTCCGATATGAGCAATTACACTTGCCGATGCTGTATATGTGTATGAAGAAGTTATCACTTCATCACCGGGACCAACACCTAACATTCTCAAACACATTTCCATACAAGAGGTAGCAGAATTCATACAAATGGTTTTTTCAGTCCCACAATACTCAGAAATCTCTTTTTCAAATTTCTTCGTTTTAGGCCCTGTAGTAATCCATCCAGATTTAAGAACTTCTACTACACTTTCTATCTCTTTATCAGTAATATCAGGTGGTGAAAATGGTATCTTTCTCATAATATCTCCTTTTATTTACTTGATTCATTCGCAAATTTTATTACTTCTTTTGCTGTAATCTGCTCATCCAGTAACAATCTGTTAACAAATGATACTATTTTTTCAAATTCAAACCCTTTAACATTCCCAAGAAATATCTTATCAAATACCTGCTCAGTATTTTTTTCCTTACTTACTAATAATTCTTCGTATAACTTTTCACCTGGGCGAATGCCAGTTTCTATAATATCAATTTGATCTTCCCTGAAACCACTTAACTTAATCATGTTTTTGGCCAATTCATGAATTTTCACAGGCTCCCCCATATCTAAGATAAACAGTTCACCTCCCTGGGCTAATGCGCCAGCTTGAATCACTAAACGGCTAGCTTCCGGTATCGTCATAAAGTAGCGAGTCATACGAAAATCTGTAACAGTGATTGGACCACCTGCTCTAATTTGTTCTTCAAAAACAGGAATTACGCTCCCACGGCTTCCTAGGACATTGCCAAATCTTACTGCACAAAATTTTGTATCCCCCCCATCATTAAGACCCGTTACAAACATTTCAGCAATTCGTTTAGTTGCTCCCATTACATTGGGTGGGTTTACTGCTTTATCTGTAGAAATCATCACAAAATTTTCCACACTATATTCTTTCGCCGCTTCTGCAATATTTTTAGTCCCAAATACATTATTTTTTACTGCTTCTGCTGGATTTCCCTCCATCAAAGGAACATGTTTATGTGCAGCCGCATGATAAATAATCTCAGGACGATATTTTTTTACGACTTGAAACATTTTTTCTCTATCTTGTATATCAGCAATAATAGAAATAATTTCTGTTTCTTGTGCACAAAAAATCCGCCTTAATTCTCTCTCAATAAGGTAAATAGAATTTTCTCCATGTCCCAAAATCAATAATTGTTTCGGAGAGAATTTCATTATTTGACGGCAAATTTCTGAACCAATAGAACCTCCTGCACCAGTAACTAAGATTATTTTCTCAGTTAGTTGGTCTGTTAGTTGGATCATGTCTAATTTAACTTCTTCACGTCCTAACAAATCAACAACATCGATTTTTTTTAATCTGGATATCGTAATATTGCCAGAAGCAACTTCTTCAAGCGCTGGCATAGAATTGATAGGAAGCCCTATAGGAGTAATTACCTCTAAAATTCTTTG
The DNA window shown above is from Enterococcus sp. 12C11_DIV0727 and carries:
- a CDS encoding ATP-grasp domain-containing protein, producing MKKILVLGVAAVQYDAIKFIKETYQDVEVHAIAMKNDGIGSMVADIFTEINIINIDEVVQYVMENNINLIYSVGSDIAMPVVSKVSEMTGLPHFISSEVAHRCNKKDLMRSFLGESFKGNINFQALSNVEEFNFQIFGEYPIFLKPADSQGQRGVIKINSHQQLLQEFENTKSYSRSNLVIIEKYVDGPEISVNGYLVNGVLKACEISDRVTWQKFEGLIHKHILPTHFSDDIFEKTANLLQRSASKMGIINGPVYAQMKVEQGEPYIIEITPRLDGCHMWNLIYHTKKFNLLKLTFDHLLFNDLSELENYNLGYEKQMTLEFLCQEPNTKAKYPEDFADKNTSFRYYNEGDIIRPINNRFEKIAYRIF
- a CDS encoding polysaccharide biosynthesis protein, translating into MTRRTKVLVLLLVDSLIILLANIFSYFYLISYVKITYAFLIKAFIVQLVLYITFGFILKVFTRINRYTNLSEMSAIFGTTSITCVLEFIVLSVTDKFYGHRFILLTYLVTTFFIISSRLSWRLIIEYQNKNASLNSTAKKTLIVGAGEAGRILLNSLVNSTTNGDIDVVGFIDDAQDKYHTYLAGVRVLGKIDEIPDIVKDYQIEMITIAIPSIQPKELQRILEVITPIGLPINSMPALEEVASGNITISRLKKIDVVDLLGREEVKLDMIQLTDQLTEKIILVTGAGGSIGSEICRQIMKFSPKQLLILGHGENSIYLIERELRRIFCAQETEIISIIADIQDREKMFQVVKKYRPEIIYHAAAHKHVPLMEGNPAEAVKNNVFGTKNIAEAAKEYSVENFVMISTDKAVNPPNVMGATKRIAEMFVTGLNDGGDTKFCAVRFGNVLGSRGSVIPVFEEQIRAGGPITVTDFRMTRYFMTIPEASRLVIQAGALAQGGELFILDMGEPVKIHELAKNMIKLSGFREDQIDIIETGIRPGEKLYEELLVSKEKNTEQVFDKIFLGNVKGFEFEKIVSFVNRLLLDEQITAKEVIKFANESSK
- a CDS encoding DegT/DnrJ/EryC1/StrS family aminotransferase, which codes for MRKIPFSPPDITDKEIESVVEVLKSGWITTGPKTKKFEKEISEYCGTEKTICMNSATSCMEMCLRMLGVGPGDEVITSSYTYTASASVIAHIGAKIVLVDTEKDSYHLSTESLEKAISPRTKVIIPVDIAGVMCDYDELFRVVEDKKKLFSPNNDIQAIYDRIIILADAAHSFGATYKGRQSGAVADFTSFSFHAVKNLTTAEGGALTWTSLGEDFDNEVYNTLNMLTLHGQTKDAFAKNKLGSWEYDITEPAFKCNMTDIQAALGLVQLERYPELLSKRKKLIKLYELSLKGVDKINILSHYNKKYTSSGHLFLTGVRGSNEQKRNQIILELAEKGIATNVHYKPLPLLTAYKKMNFKMTNYPNAYNMYKSEITLPLNTRMTEDDIVYVAEKLINIAVRR